A part of Terriglobus roseus genomic DNA contains:
- the metH gene encoding methionine synthase produces the protein MIPQRPLRLSGSQPFTQQPGVFIMLGERTNVAGSPKFAKLIKEGKYEDAVAIARQQVENGANVIDICMDEGMIDGVAAMSRFLQLLASEPEVAKVPFMVDSSKWEVIEAGLKCLQGKGIVNSISLKEGEEKFLQNARTVRKFGAAVVVMAFDEQGQAATYEDKIRICERAYRLLVDAVHFPPEDIIFDPNILTVATGMEEHNNYAVDFINATRWIKQNLPHAKVSGGVSNISFSFRGNNKVREAMHSAFLYYAIGAGMDMGIVNAGMLEVYEEIEPELKELVEDVLLNRRPDATERLVDFGEKLKASGSANTEAAEKKVEEWRSGTVEERIAHALVKGIDAYIEADTEEARQKLGRPLLVIEGPLMAGMSIVGDLFGAGKMFLPQVVKSARVMKKAVAWLTPFMEQEKAALAAAGVEIKAQGKIVLATVKGDVHDIGKNIVGVVLACNNFEVIDMGVMVPAEKILERAKEVRADIIGLSGLITPSLDEMVHVAREMERQNFTLPLLIGGATTSRAHTAIKIAPHYSQPVVHVTDASRAVPVTTSLLSEDSRTQFIEQHQAEYEAVRKAHSAPKQPMVPLATARERRSPIEWRGEDIATPEFTGVRVLDDFSLETLREYVDWSPFFHAWGLKGLYPRILDDEKQGAEARELFANGNKMLDRIVTEKLITARGVYGLFPANAVGDDVELYTDASRSKVLTRFHFLRQQAHREGTEPCRSLVDFIAPKETGLPDHIGAFAVTSGIGMKELVMKFREEHDDYSAIMAEAIADRLAEAFAEALHKQVRDEWGYGRCEGLSVDDMIREKYRGIRPAPGYPACPDHTEKGTIWELLNVQENTGIEITESFAMWPGSSISGIYFAHRESRFFSLGKIDRDQAEDYAQRKNWTVAQVERWLGPNLGYDPEE, from the coding sequence ATGATTCCGCAACGCCCCCTCCGGCTTTCCGGATCGCAACCCTTCACACAACAACCCGGTGTCTTCATTATGCTGGGCGAGCGTACCAACGTCGCGGGTTCTCCGAAGTTTGCCAAGCTCATCAAGGAAGGCAAGTACGAAGACGCCGTCGCGATCGCGCGGCAGCAGGTAGAGAACGGTGCCAACGTCATCGACATCTGCATGGACGAGGGCATGATCGACGGAGTCGCAGCGATGAGTCGCTTCCTGCAACTCCTCGCCAGCGAGCCCGAAGTAGCCAAGGTCCCCTTCATGGTGGACTCCTCTAAGTGGGAGGTCATTGAAGCTGGCCTGAAGTGCCTGCAAGGCAAAGGAATCGTCAATTCCATCTCGCTGAAGGAAGGCGAAGAGAAATTCCTGCAGAACGCACGCACCGTACGCAAATTCGGTGCTGCTGTTGTTGTGATGGCCTTTGATGAGCAGGGTCAGGCCGCAACATACGAAGACAAGATCCGCATCTGCGAACGCGCTTACCGCCTGCTTGTGGACGCTGTCCACTTCCCTCCGGAAGACATCATCTTCGACCCCAACATCCTCACCGTGGCCACAGGCATGGAGGAGCACAACAACTACGCCGTGGACTTCATCAACGCCACGCGTTGGATCAAGCAGAACCTGCCGCATGCCAAGGTGAGCGGCGGTGTCTCCAATATCTCCTTCAGCTTCCGCGGCAACAACAAGGTGCGCGAAGCGATGCACTCGGCGTTCCTCTACTACGCCATCGGTGCAGGCATGGACATGGGCATCGTCAATGCCGGCATGCTTGAGGTCTATGAAGAGATCGAGCCAGAGCTGAAGGAGCTGGTCGAAGATGTTCTGCTCAATCGCCGTCCTGATGCAACGGAACGCCTCGTGGACTTCGGCGAGAAGCTCAAGGCATCGGGATCAGCTAACACTGAGGCAGCAGAGAAGAAGGTTGAAGAGTGGCGCAGTGGCACTGTGGAAGAACGCATTGCACACGCACTGGTCAAAGGTATTGACGCATACATCGAAGCGGACACGGAAGAGGCGCGACAGAAGTTAGGGCGGCCTCTGCTCGTCATTGAAGGGCCGCTGATGGCGGGTATGAGCATCGTTGGTGACCTGTTTGGTGCGGGCAAGATGTTCCTACCGCAAGTGGTCAAGTCTGCTCGTGTGATGAAGAAGGCTGTTGCCTGGCTGACGCCTTTCATGGAGCAGGAGAAAGCCGCCCTTGCTGCAGCGGGTGTTGAGATCAAGGCGCAGGGCAAGATCGTTCTCGCCACCGTTAAGGGCGATGTCCATGACATCGGCAAGAACATCGTCGGCGTTGTGTTGGCTTGCAACAACTTCGAGGTGATCGATATGGGCGTTATGGTGCCCGCAGAGAAGATCCTCGAGCGCGCCAAGGAAGTGCGTGCTGACATCATCGGCCTCAGTGGCCTCATCACCCCGTCGCTGGACGAGATGGTGCATGTGGCGCGGGAGATGGAGCGGCAGAACTTCACCCTGCCGTTGTTGATCGGCGGCGCAACCACCAGCCGCGCGCATACTGCCATTAAGATTGCCCCGCATTACAGTCAGCCGGTGGTTCATGTCACGGATGCCAGCCGCGCCGTGCCGGTCACTACGAGCCTCCTGAGCGAGGACAGTCGAACACAGTTCATCGAGCAGCATCAGGCTGAGTACGAGGCCGTGCGCAAGGCGCATTCGGCGCCCAAGCAGCCTATGGTGCCGCTGGCTACGGCACGGGAGCGTCGGTCGCCCATTGAGTGGCGTGGTGAGGATATTGCTACGCCTGAGTTCACTGGCGTGCGCGTCCTCGACGACTTCTCCCTGGAGACGCTGCGGGAATACGTTGACTGGTCGCCCTTCTTCCACGCATGGGGCTTGAAGGGACTCTATCCGCGCATCCTGGACGACGAGAAGCAAGGTGCGGAAGCGCGTGAGCTGTTCGCTAACGGCAACAAGATGCTCGACCGCATTGTCACGGAGAAGCTGATTACTGCTCGCGGTGTTTACGGTCTCTTCCCTGCCAATGCTGTGGGTGATGATGTAGAGCTGTACACCGATGCGTCACGCAGCAAGGTTCTTACACGCTTCCACTTCCTGCGTCAGCAGGCGCATCGTGAAGGCACTGAGCCTTGCCGTTCGCTGGTGGACTTCATCGCTCCTAAGGAGACTGGTCTTCCGGATCACATCGGCGCGTTTGCCGTCACAAGCGGCATCGGCATGAAGGAACTGGTGATGAAGTTCCGCGAAGAGCATGACGATTACAGCGCGATCATGGCGGAAGCGATCGCCGATCGCCTTGCTGAAGCTTTTGCTGAAGCGCTGCACAAGCAGGTACGCGACGAGTGGGGTTATGGCCGTTGTGAAGGGCTCTCTGTGGACGACATGATCCGTGAGAAGTATCGCGGTATCCGTCCTGCACCTGGTTATCCTGCGTGCCCCGATCACACGGAGAAAGGCACCATCTGGGAGTTGCTGAACGTGCAGGAGAACACCGGCATCGAGATCACCGAGTCGTTCGCCATGTGGCCCGGATCAAGTATCAGCGGCATCTATTTCGCACATCGGGAATCGCGCTTCTTCTCGCTGGGCAAGATCGATCGCGATCAGGCTGAAGACTATGCGCAGCGTAAGAACTGGACAGTAGCGCAAGTGGAACGCTGGCTTGGACCTAACCTTGGGTACGACCCGGAGGAATAG
- a CDS encoding M3 family metallopeptidase, with amino-acid sequence MTDKQGSEAISASTDVFDSNNPFFAASTLPFYAPPFDLIRDEHYMPAFETGMAQARSEVDAIIANAEAPSFQNTIVELEKTGELLNRVAHAFYAVSGADTNATLQQLQQEVAPRLAAHSDSINLDERLFSRVKAVYDQRESLSLDAESLRLLELTYDGFVKSGALLSDPDKNTLKALNQEQSTLQAKFINCVLAAMKEGGLQVATREELDGLSDAEIAEAAEAAKSRELEGFYLTLQNTTQQPALTSLKNRETRQALWQASLLRAEKGNTSDTREMVARLAQLRAQRARMLSYENYAAWKLSDQMARTPHAAIAFLDNLVPAALVGAKAEAAAMQELIGSEFALEPWDWAFYAELVRKAKYDINEDEVKQYFDLNRVFEDGVLFAATELYGITFAKRTDLPVYHPDVVTYEVFNQDGSHLSLLYCDFYRRDSKRGGAWMSSLLTQSKLLGYAPIITNVCNYTKPVDGRPSLIDSDEVNTLFHEFGHALHGMLSDVMYPSLSGTSVPRDFVEFPSQFNEHWASYPVVFANYAKHWQTGEAMPEKLQAKLKATKNFNGGHALTEVLAAAEVDLQWHTLPSSECAQQADEFEAKALAEKGVDFALVPPRYRSTYFAHIFGGGYAAGYYAYLWAEMLDSDAYHWFEQNGGLTRANGDRLRNMVLSRGNTADPAELYREWAGRDPEIGPMLQQRGIPDSAVAAE; translated from the coding sequence ATGACTGATAAGCAAGGTTCGGAGGCAATTTCGGCTTCCACTGATGTTTTTGACAGTAACAACCCATTCTTTGCCGCAAGCACGCTGCCGTTTTATGCTCCGCCCTTTGACCTGATCCGCGACGAACATTACATGCCCGCATTTGAAACGGGAATGGCGCAGGCGCGGTCTGAGGTTGACGCAATCATCGCGAACGCAGAAGCTCCGTCGTTTCAGAACACGATTGTCGAGCTTGAGAAAACCGGCGAGTTGCTGAACCGCGTAGCGCATGCGTTTTACGCCGTGTCCGGTGCAGATACCAATGCAACCCTGCAACAGTTGCAGCAGGAAGTAGCGCCCAGGCTCGCAGCGCATAGCGACAGCATCAATCTCGATGAGCGTCTGTTTTCACGCGTGAAGGCTGTGTATGACCAGCGCGAATCCCTCTCGCTCGATGCAGAATCGCTTCGTTTGCTTGAGCTTACTTACGACGGCTTTGTGAAGTCCGGTGCATTGCTAAGCGATCCCGACAAGAACACACTGAAGGCGCTCAATCAGGAACAGTCCACCCTTCAGGCAAAGTTCATTAACTGCGTGTTGGCCGCAATGAAGGAAGGCGGCCTGCAGGTTGCCACACGCGAAGAACTGGATGGTCTGAGCGACGCAGAAATCGCAGAAGCAGCAGAAGCCGCAAAGAGCCGCGAGTTGGAGGGCTTTTATCTCACGCTGCAGAACACCACGCAGCAGCCCGCTTTGACATCGCTGAAGAACCGCGAAACACGCCAGGCACTGTGGCAGGCCTCACTGTTGCGTGCAGAAAAGGGCAATACAAGCGATACACGCGAAATGGTCGCTCGGCTGGCACAACTCCGCGCCCAGCGCGCACGCATGCTTAGTTATGAAAACTATGCAGCGTGGAAGCTGAGCGATCAGATGGCGCGCACACCGCACGCTGCCATTGCCTTCCTCGATAACCTCGTTCCTGCTGCGCTCGTTGGCGCAAAGGCAGAAGCGGCGGCAATGCAGGAACTGATCGGGAGCGAGTTTGCGTTGGAGCCGTGGGACTGGGCCTTCTACGCAGAGCTGGTGCGCAAGGCGAAGTACGACATCAATGAAGATGAGGTAAAGCAGTACTTCGATCTGAACCGCGTCTTTGAAGACGGCGTGCTGTTTGCCGCAACGGAACTCTACGGCATCACCTTTGCCAAGCGCACAGACCTGCCCGTCTATCATCCTGACGTCGTCACCTACGAAGTCTTCAATCAAGACGGCTCGCACCTCTCGCTTCTGTATTGCGACTTCTACCGTCGCGACTCCAAGCGCGGTGGCGCATGGATGAGTTCACTCCTCACGCAATCCAAGCTGTTGGGTTACGCGCCCATCATCACCAACGTGTGCAATTACACCAAGCCCGTAGACGGCCGGCCATCGCTCATTGACAGCGACGAAGTGAACACACTCTTCCACGAGTTCGGCCACGCACTCCACGGCATGTTGAGCGATGTCATGTACCCATCGCTCAGCGGAACATCCGTACCGCGCGATTTCGTGGAATTCCCCTCGCAGTTCAACGAGCACTGGGCCTCGTATCCCGTTGTGTTTGCAAACTACGCGAAGCACTGGCAGACGGGTGAAGCAATGCCTGAGAAGTTGCAGGCTAAGCTGAAGGCAACAAAGAACTTCAACGGTGGCCACGCTCTGACAGAGGTGCTTGCCGCAGCGGAAGTTGATCTTCAGTGGCACACCCTGCCGTCCAGCGAGTGCGCCCAACAGGCGGACGAATTTGAGGCGAAGGCTCTGGCAGAGAAGGGCGTGGATTTCGCGCTCGTCCCGCCGCGCTACCGTTCCACCTACTTCGCCCACATCTTTGGCGGAGGCTATGCCGCGGGCTACTACGCCTATCTATGGGCCGAGATGCTCGACAGCGACGCCTATCACTGGTTCGAACAGAACGGCGGCCTAACCCGCGCCAACGGCGACCGCCTGCGCAACATGGTCCTCTCACGCGGCAACACCGCAGACCCCGCAGAGCTGTACCGAGAATGGGCAGGCCGCGACCCGGAGATAGGTCCCATGCTCCAACAACGCGGCATCCCGGACTCTGCCGTAGCCGCAGAGTAG
- a CDS encoding ester cyclase translates to MAQDLRTFTHRWFDDVWNDYKEASLDEMLSRDVVCYDFPDVGKTVGFDDFKKTVEHFHANFSNIHVVVDDVIVEGNRVASRWHVSMTHTGEGLGFSPTGRTIAFNGISWVEIQDGKIMKGWNGFDLTHPISTLKALSTAIAQTH, encoded by the coding sequence ATGGCACAGGATCTTCGCACGTTCACGCACCGCTGGTTTGATGACGTTTGGAATGACTACAAAGAAGCGTCGCTGGATGAGATGCTTTCTCGCGACGTGGTCTGCTATGACTTTCCTGACGTTGGTAAAACTGTGGGATTTGATGATTTCAAGAAGACTGTCGAACACTTCCACGCGAATTTCAGCAACATTCACGTGGTGGTGGATGACGTGATTGTGGAAGGCAACAGGGTGGCCAGTCGATGGCATGTGAGTATGACGCATACTGGCGAAGGGCTGGGCTTCTCACCCACGGGAAGAACGATTGCCTTCAACGGAATCAGCTGGGTAGAGATTCAGGACGGAAAAATAATGAAAGGGTGGAACGGTTTTGACCTGACCCACCCTATCTCAACTCTGAAAGCTCTTTCGACAGCTATCGCTCAGACACACTGA
- the nuoI gene encoding NADH-quinone oxidoreductase subunit NuoI: MERTLTEQASYTQAMSVVKNIAGIAKGMSITFKEMLQPSEVENYPDGPGPMRGAIFQERFRGKHQLQRDENGLEKCVACFLCAAACPSNCIYIEAAENTEEQRISSAERYAKVYNIDYNRCIFCGYCVEACPTDAITHGHGFELASLNATNLVMRKEDLLMPTPAGALKPGSSEDQVELLS, encoded by the coding sequence ATAGAGAGAACACTAACGGAGCAGGCATCGTATACTCAAGCCATGTCAGTCGTGAAGAACATTGCCGGCATTGCCAAGGGCATGAGCATCACTTTCAAAGAGATGCTGCAACCGTCTGAGGTTGAGAACTACCCCGACGGTCCGGGACCAATGCGCGGCGCCATCTTCCAGGAGCGTTTCCGCGGCAAGCACCAGCTTCAGCGCGACGAAAACGGTCTGGAAAAGTGCGTAGCCTGCTTCCTGTGCGCCGCGGCCTGCCCATCGAACTGCATTTACATCGAGGCAGCAGAGAACACTGAGGAACAGCGCATCTCCTCAGCCGAGCGCTACGCGAAGGTTTACAACATCGACTACAACCGCTGCATCTTCTGCGGTTACTGCGTTGAAGCGTGCCCCACCGACGCCATTACGCATGGCCATGGATTTGAGCTGGCAAGCCTCAACGCGACCAACCTTGTCATGCGTAAGGAAGATCTGCTAATGCCGACCCCAGCAGGCGCATTGAAGCCCGGCAGCAGCGAAGATCAAGTCGAGTTGCTGTCATAA
- a CDS encoding hybrid sensor histidine kinase/response regulator has translation MPTPELEARRISLLLVEDNQDDAALLERFLKRNGFAPLVTRVETAEEMSAAIAAHPPDVVIADYNLPRFSGPEALDLVRQSGFDLPFVMMSGAISEETAVESMRRGAQDYVTKQNLARLVPVLERELREAAARRSRVAAERALELAEMRFHRLVDAMPLGLLIGQSSGRITYANDAAVRLLGYGEVELMTGTISLMNILPGLQKSFIALNSDEMKEPFEFVCLTASGEQIETLVGLTFLDREGVNRTEENREIAVFIADLRHQKKSEEVLRRTEKLAVAGRLAASIAHEINNPLAAITNCLYLVQQSQMDEMGRSYLEMAQKELDRVAQITVQTLRFHRQSSRPVHTEPGELVETVVALFESRIRRQSVTISKRFRSTQPLFAYEGEVRQVIVNLLGNAIDAMPSGGRLVIRTAEANDQVTGTKGLILTISDTGSGMDQETIDHLFEPFFSTKGVTGTGLGLWVSKEIVDRHHGRIQVRSRKAREGQGGGTTFRIFLPLGGVPASASGAEAIDSLDRSDVRTGIVA, from the coding sequence ATGCCCACCCCTGAGCTAGAGGCAAGGCGCATATCGCTGCTGCTGGTGGAAGACAACCAGGACGATGCAGCCCTGTTGGAACGTTTCCTGAAGCGCAATGGATTTGCGCCGTTGGTGACGCGTGTCGAAACGGCGGAAGAGATGTCTGCAGCAATCGCTGCGCATCCGCCTGATGTTGTCATTGCGGATTACAACCTTCCCCGCTTCAGTGGACCGGAAGCATTGGACCTGGTTCGCCAGAGCGGATTCGATCTCCCGTTCGTCATGATGTCCGGTGCAATCTCGGAAGAGACTGCCGTGGAGTCGATGCGTCGTGGCGCACAGGACTACGTTACAAAGCAGAATCTCGCGCGATTGGTTCCAGTGCTTGAGCGTGAACTCCGCGAGGCTGCCGCACGGCGCTCCCGCGTCGCCGCTGAACGTGCGCTTGAACTTGCAGAGATGCGTTTCCACCGGCTGGTGGACGCAATGCCCCTTGGTCTGTTGATCGGCCAGAGTTCCGGCCGTATCACTTACGCAAACGATGCTGCTGTTCGTCTGCTTGGATACGGCGAAGTCGAACTCATGACCGGCACGATCAGCTTGATGAATATCCTTCCAGGGCTGCAGAAGTCGTTTATCGCGCTCAACAGCGATGAGATGAAAGAGCCCTTCGAGTTCGTCTGCCTGACCGCTTCCGGTGAACAGATCGAAACTCTCGTCGGTTTGACCTTTCTCGATCGCGAAGGCGTCAATCGAACAGAAGAGAATCGCGAAATCGCTGTGTTCATCGCGGATCTTCGTCATCAGAAAAAGAGTGAAGAGGTTCTGCGAAGGACAGAGAAGCTGGCTGTCGCAGGTCGCTTAGCCGCGTCCATCGCGCATGAGATTAATAACCCTCTCGCAGCCATTACGAACTGCCTGTATCTCGTACAGCAATCGCAGATGGACGAGATGGGACGTTCCTATCTGGAGATGGCGCAGAAGGAACTTGATCGCGTCGCTCAGATCACCGTTCAGACACTTCGTTTTCATCGTCAATCCAGCCGCCCTGTGCATACTGAACCGGGAGAGTTGGTTGAAACGGTGGTGGCGTTGTTTGAATCCCGCATCCGTCGTCAGAGCGTAACGATTAGCAAACGTTTCCGCAGCACGCAGCCGCTCTTTGCTTACGAGGGCGAAGTGCGACAGGTGATCGTCAATCTGCTGGGGAACGCGATTGATGCCATGCCTTCTGGTGGACGTTTGGTGATCCGCACAGCGGAGGCGAATGATCAGGTGACGGGAACAAAGGGACTCATCCTAACCATTTCCGATACCGGAAGCGGCATGGATCAGGAGACGATCGATCATCTTTTTGAGCCATTCTTCTCAACCAAGGGAGTCACCGGAACTGGTTTAGGGTTATGGGTTTCAAAGGAGATTGTGGATCGCCATCACGGCAGAATCCAGGTACGAAGCCGTAAAGCGCGCGAAGGACAGGGCGGGGGAACCACATTCCGCATCTTCCTGCCGCTTGGTGGCGTACCGGCATCCGCATCCGGTGCGGAAGCCATTGATTCGTTGGACCGTAGCGATGTAAGGACAGGTATTGTTGCCTGA
- a CDS encoding response regulator, which translates to MPETSRSILLVEDDPDHELLTIRALKKSNIVNEVRVARDGEEALDALFGPGAVRPQLVLLDLKLPKVEGLEVLRRIREDDSTRMLPVVVLTSSDEERDVVRSYKLGVNSYIRKPVNFTDFAEATRQLGMYWLVLNECPPLS; encoded by the coding sequence ATGCCCGAAACTAGCCGTTCCATCCTCCTTGTAGAAGACGATCCCGACCACGAGCTCCTCACCATTCGTGCTCTCAAGAAGAGCAACATCGTGAATGAGGTGCGTGTGGCGCGTGATGGCGAGGAAGCGCTGGATGCGCTCTTCGGGCCTGGAGCGGTGCGTCCTCAGCTCGTACTGCTTGATCTGAAGCTGCCGAAGGTCGAGGGCCTTGAGGTGCTGCGTCGCATTCGCGAGGATGACTCCACACGCATGTTGCCCGTTGTCGTTCTTACGTCCTCTGATGAAGAACGCGATGTGGTGCGCAGTTACAAGCTCGGAGTGAATAGCTACATCCGCAAGCCTGTGAACTTCACTGACTTTGCGGAGGCCACCCGTCAGCTTGGTATGTACTGGCTGGTGTTGAACGAATGCCCACCCCTGAGCTAG
- a CDS encoding sensor histidine kinase, protein MPARSSRSIVPLALFAALVVVGLNTWFAVSAVRSLMESEAWLAHTWEVIGQEERVMQLLDDAEGSVRGYVMAPERESMLAPYRSAQTELPQQLEIFRDLTVDNPEQQKNLEALRGTVGRRMGLLQDMLNVRKSSGLDATLVLVNSGEGEAEMRRARLLLTSMENEERKLLANRAIEVHQSGVRTMFAIGLACVLDLLMIGSVTWYFGQEREQRLAAEQAKEDAVRSKAEAERSAEEVRVLNAELEQRVQERTAELESTNRELEAFSYSVSHDLRAPLRTIDGFSLALMEDYSEVVDETGRDYIRRVRTGVQRMGQLIDALLQLSRITRADLVRETVVPSEIAESVISVLKEENPDRDITFTVTSGPEAQADPKLVQVALENLLGNAVKFTSRKEHAEISFGWDAEKKAWRVTDNGAGFDMHYADKLFNAFNRLHGDKDFKGSGIGLATVARVIRRHHGRIWADSTVDHGATFWFTLG, encoded by the coding sequence ATGCCTGCGCGGTCGTCCCGTTCGATAGTCCCCCTTGCGCTGTTTGCGGCGCTCGTCGTTGTTGGATTGAATACATGGTTCGCTGTGTCGGCGGTTCGATCGCTGATGGAAAGCGAAGCCTGGCTGGCGCATACATGGGAGGTCATCGGCCAGGAAGAGCGCGTGATGCAGCTCCTGGACGACGCGGAAGGCTCCGTGCGCGGCTATGTCATGGCGCCAGAGCGCGAGTCCATGCTCGCTCCTTACCGCTCTGCTCAGACCGAACTTCCTCAGCAATTAGAGATCTTCCGTGATCTCACGGTAGACAACCCGGAACAACAGAAAAACCTGGAAGCTCTGCGTGGCACCGTGGGGCGTCGCATGGGCTTGCTGCAGGACATGTTGAACGTTCGGAAATCATCCGGGCTGGATGCCACATTGGTTCTAGTCAATTCTGGTGAGGGTGAAGCGGAGATGCGACGCGCACGGTTGTTGCTCACCTCCATGGAAAACGAAGAGCGCAAGCTGCTCGCCAATCGCGCGATTGAAGTACACCAAAGCGGTGTGCGAACCATGTTCGCAATCGGCCTCGCCTGCGTTCTTGATCTGCTCATGATCGGATCGGTCACGTGGTATTTCGGGCAGGAACGCGAACAGCGCCTCGCTGCAGAGCAGGCAAAGGAAGACGCCGTTCGTTCCAAGGCGGAAGCAGAGCGATCCGCAGAAGAAGTCCGTGTCCTCAACGCAGAACTCGAGCAGCGAGTCCAGGAGCGCACAGCAGAACTGGAAAGCACCAATAGGGAATTGGAAGCATTCTCTTACTCCGTATCGCATGATCTCCGTGCACCGCTCCGAACCATCGACGGTTTTTCATTGGCTCTCATGGAGGATTATTCCGAGGTCGTCGATGAAACTGGCCGAGACTACATCCGTCGTGTGCGCACCGGCGTGCAGCGCATGGGCCAGTTGATTGATGCTTTGTTGCAGCTCTCCCGAATCACGCGAGCAGATCTCGTCCGAGAGACCGTTGTGCCCTCAGAGATTGCAGAGAGCGTCATCAGCGTATTGAAAGAAGAAAATCCCGACAGGGATATCACTTTTACTGTTACTTCCGGCCCAGAGGCGCAGGCCGATCCAAAACTGGTGCAGGTTGCGCTGGAAAATCTTCTCGGAAACGCGGTGAAGTTTACTTCGCGCAAGGAACACGCGGAGATTTCCTTTGGTTGGGACGCAGAGAAAAAGGCATGGCGTGTCACGGACAACGGTGCGGGCTTTGACATGCATTACGCCGACAAACTGTTCAATGCCTTCAATCGCTTGCATGGCGACAAGGATTTCAAGGGCTCAGGCATTGGTCTTGCCACGGTCGCGCGTGTAATCCGCCGTCACCACGGCCGCATCTGGGCAGACAGTACCGTGGACCATGGCGCAACCTTCTGGTTTACGTTAGGATGA